A window of the Phaseolus vulgaris cultivar G19833 chromosome 5, P. vulgaris v2.0, whole genome shotgun sequence genome harbors these coding sequences:
- the LOC137833896 gene encoding glycolate oxidase 1-like: MGIAADGSGLASYSEIRQKLQMQSRIVRRSDVKWLQTITSLPILVKGVLTAEDTRIAIQSGAAGIIVSNHGARQLDYVPATISALEEVVKAAEGRLPVFLDGGVRRGTDVFKALALGASGIFIGRPVVFSLAAEGEVGVRKVLQMLHEEFELTMALSGCRSLKEIIRDHIVADWDQPRTHPHTRALL; this comes from the exons atggggattgcg GCTGATGGCTCTGGACTTGCTTCATAT TCGGAAATTAGACAAAAACTACAAATGCAATCTCGCATCGTTCGGAGGAGT GATGTGAAGTGGCTTCAAACAATCACCTCTCTCCCAATTCTTGTGAAGGGTGTGCTGACTGCTGAGGATA CAAGGATAGCTATACAAAGTGGTGCAGCTGGAATTATAGTGTCCAACCATGGAGCTAGACAACTTGACTATGTTCCAGCCACCATATCAGCATTAGAAGAG GTTGTCAAAGCTGCTGAAGGTCGTCTTCCTGTATTTCTGGATGGTGGAGTTCGTCGTGGAACTGATGTCTTCAAGGCATTGGCACTAGGTGCCTCTGGCATATTT ATTGGACGCCCTGTGGTGTTCTCCTTGGCTGCTGAAGGAGAGGTTGGTGTAAGAAAAGTGTTGCAGATGCTACATGAAGAGTTTGAGCTAACCATGGCTTTGAGTGGTTGTCGTTCACTAAAGGAAATCATTCGTGATCACATTGTGGCTGATTGGGACCAGCCTCGCACTCATCCTCACACCCGTGCGTTATTGTGA